From Eubalaena glacialis isolate mEubGla1 chromosome 17, mEubGla1.1.hap2.+ XY, whole genome shotgun sequence, a single genomic window includes:
- the LOC133077187 gene encoding cytochrome P450 11B1, mitochondrial isoform X2 — protein sequence MALWAKARVWMAGPWLSLHRARTLGTRATPAPKAVLPFEAMPRCPGHQWMRVLQMWREQGSENIHLDMHQTFQELGPIFRYDVGGTHMVFVMLPEDVERLQQVESPHPRRMFLEPWLAYRQDRGLTCGVFLLNGPQWRLDRLRLNPDVLSLQAVQKYTPLVDRVARDFSQALKARVVQNARGSLTLDIRPSIFHYAIEASHLVLYGEQLGLFAQHPNPDSLNFIHALEAMFKSTVQLMFVPRRLSRWTSGSMWQEHFEAWDYIFQYANRAIRRIYQELALGHPWHYSGIVAELLMRADMTLDTIKANSIDLTAGSVDTTAFPLLMTLFELARNPEVQQALRQESLVAEARVSENPQRATTELPLLRAALKETLRLYPVGVFLERQVSSDLVLQNYHVPAGVLKNFLVETLVQEDVKMIYRFVLMPSTLPLLTFRAIS from the exons ATGGCGCTGTGGGCAAAGGCCAGAGTGTGGATGGCAGGGCCCTGGCTGTCCCTGCACAGGGCACGCACACTGGGCACCAGAGCCACTCCGGCCCCCAAGGCGGTGCTGCCCTTCGAAGCCATGCCCCGGTGTCCTGGCCACCAGTGGATGCGGGTGCTGCAGATGTGGAGGGAGCAGGGCTCTGAGAACATACACCTGGACATGCATCAGACCTTCCAGGAGCTGGGGCCCATTTTCAG GTACGACGTGGGAGGGACACACATGGTGTTTGTGATGCTGCCGGAGGACGTGGAGCGGCTGCAGCAGGTGGAGAGCCCTCACCCCCGGCGGATGTTCCTGGAGCCCTGGCTGGCCTACCGACAGGATCGTGGGCTCACGTGCGGCGTGTTCTTGCT AAACGGGCCCCAGTGGCGTTTGGACCGGCTGCGGCTGAACCCAGACGTGCTGTCGCTGCAGGCTGTGCAGAAGTACACGCCCTTGGTGGATCGGGTGGCCAGGGACTTCTCCCAGGCCCTGAAGGCGAGGGTGGTGCAGAATGCCCGGGGGAGTCTGACCCTGGACATCAGGCCCAGCATCTTCCACTACGCCATCGAAG CCAGCCACTTAGTCCTTTATGGAGAGCAGCTGGGCCTCTTTGCCCAGCACCCGAATCCTGACAGCCTGAACTTTATCCACGCTCTGGAGGCCATGTTCAAGTCCACCGTGCAGCTCATGTTCGTGCCCAGGAGGCTGTCTCGCTGGACGAGCGGCAGCATGTGGCAGGAGCACTTTGAGGCCTGGGACTACATCTTCCAGTACG CCAACAGAGCCATCCGGAGAATATATCAGGAGCTGGCCCTCGGCCACCCGTGGCACTACAGCGGCATCGTGGCAGAGCTGCTGATGCGTGCGGACATGACCCTGGACACCATCAAGGCCAACTCTATCGACCTCACTGCTGGGAGCGTGGACACG ACGGCCTTCCCCTTGTTGATGACTCTCTTTGAACTGGCTCGGAACCCGGAAGTGCAGCAGGCCCTGCgccaggagagcctggtggcCGAGGCCAGGGTCTCAGAAAATCCCCAGAGGGCAACCACGGAGCTGCCCCTGCTGCGGGCGGCCCTCAAGGAGACCTTGAG GCTGTACCCCGTGGGTGTCTTCTTGGAGCGACAGGTGAGCTCAGACTTGGTGCTGCAGAACTACCACGTCCCGGCCGGG GTGCTGAAAAACTTCCTGGTGGAGACGCTGGTGCAAGAGGACGTAAAGATGATCTACCGCTTCGTATTGATGCCCTCtaccctccccctcctcacctTCCGGGCCATCAGCTAG
- the LOC133077187 gene encoding cytochrome P450 11B1, mitochondrial isoform X1, with product MALWAKARVWMAGPWLSLHRARTLGTRATPAPKAVLPFEAMPRCPGHQWMRVLQMWREQGSENIHLDMHQTFQELGPIFRYDVGGTHMVFVMLPEDVERLQQVESPHPRRMFLEPWLAYRQDRGLTCGVFLLNGPQWRLDRLRLNPDVLSLQAVQKYTPLVDRVARDFSQALKARVVQNARGSLTLDIRPSIFHYAIEASHLVLYGEQLGLFAQHPNPDSLNFIHALEAMFKSTVQLMFVPRRLSRWTSGSMWQEHFEAWDYIFQYANRAIRRIYQELALGHPWHYSGIVAELLMRADMTLDTIKANSIDLTAGSVDTTAFPLLMTLFELARNPEVQQALRQESLVAEARVSENPQRATTELPLLRAALKETLRLYPVGVFLERQVSSDLVLQNYHVPAGTLVKVLLYSLGRNPAMFARPERYHPQRWLDSRAAGPRLAHLAFGFGVRQCLGRRLAEAEVLLLLHHVLKNFLVETLVQEDVKMIYRFVLMPSTLPLLTFRAIS from the exons ATGGCGCTGTGGGCAAAGGCCAGAGTGTGGATGGCAGGGCCCTGGCTGTCCCTGCACAGGGCACGCACACTGGGCACCAGAGCCACTCCGGCCCCCAAGGCGGTGCTGCCCTTCGAAGCCATGCCCCGGTGTCCTGGCCACCAGTGGATGCGGGTGCTGCAGATGTGGAGGGAGCAGGGCTCTGAGAACATACACCTGGACATGCATCAGACCTTCCAGGAGCTGGGGCCCATTTTCAG GTACGACGTGGGAGGGACACACATGGTGTTTGTGATGCTGCCGGAGGACGTGGAGCGGCTGCAGCAGGTGGAGAGCCCTCACCCCCGGCGGATGTTCCTGGAGCCCTGGCTGGCCTACCGACAGGATCGTGGGCTCACGTGCGGCGTGTTCTTGCT AAACGGGCCCCAGTGGCGTTTGGACCGGCTGCGGCTGAACCCAGACGTGCTGTCGCTGCAGGCTGTGCAGAAGTACACGCCCTTGGTGGATCGGGTGGCCAGGGACTTCTCCCAGGCCCTGAAGGCGAGGGTGGTGCAGAATGCCCGGGGGAGTCTGACCCTGGACATCAGGCCCAGCATCTTCCACTACGCCATCGAAG CCAGCCACTTAGTCCTTTATGGAGAGCAGCTGGGCCTCTTTGCCCAGCACCCGAATCCTGACAGCCTGAACTTTATCCACGCTCTGGAGGCCATGTTCAAGTCCACCGTGCAGCTCATGTTCGTGCCCAGGAGGCTGTCTCGCTGGACGAGCGGCAGCATGTGGCAGGAGCACTTTGAGGCCTGGGACTACATCTTCCAGTACG CCAACAGAGCCATCCGGAGAATATATCAGGAGCTGGCCCTCGGCCACCCGTGGCACTACAGCGGCATCGTGGCAGAGCTGCTGATGCGTGCGGACATGACCCTGGACACCATCAAGGCCAACTCTATCGACCTCACTGCTGGGAGCGTGGACACG ACGGCCTTCCCCTTGTTGATGACTCTCTTTGAACTGGCTCGGAACCCGGAAGTGCAGCAGGCCCTGCgccaggagagcctggtggcCGAGGCCAGGGTCTCAGAAAATCCCCAGAGGGCAACCACGGAGCTGCCCCTGCTGCGGGCGGCCCTCAAGGAGACCTTGAG GCTGTACCCCGTGGGTGTCTTCTTGGAGCGACAGGTGAGCTCAGACTTGGTGCTGCAGAACTACCACGTCCCGGCCGGG ACATTGGTGAAGGTGCTACTGTACTCCCTGGGTCGAAACCCCGCCATGTTCGCCAGGCCCGAGCGCTATCATCCCCAGCGCTGGCTGGACAGCCGGGCCGCGGGCCCCAGGTTGGCACACCTGGCCTTCGGCTTCGGCGTGCGTCAGTGCCTGGGGCGGCGCCTGGCGGAGGCGgaggtgctgctgctgctgcaccaC GTGCTGAAAAACTTCCTGGTGGAGACGCTGGTGCAAGAGGACGTAAAGATGATCTACCGCTTCGTATTGATGCCCTCtaccctccccctcctcacctTCCGGGCCATCAGCTAG